From the genome of Solanum lycopersicum chromosome 7, SLM_r2.1:
TAGGCTCGAAATCTTCCAAGCAAATCGAACATCTTTTACCATCCTCATCTTTGTCCTTGATCGATTCGTTGGTGGTAGTATTGTTCAAGCCTCTAAAGTAAAGGTTCACTTGTTTTGCCACTTTTGCTTGTACAGGATTGTAGATTTCTTTCTTGAGTTTATTTAAGGCTGCCTTTTGCTCATTTGGGCTCAATTTTGATTCATTCCTCGACGTTTCATTGCTCTGCATAAACCACGGAGGAGGAGGAGAATCGAATGGAAGTTGGCTTGGTCTCTGATATGATCCATGTCTTGATACATCATCGTTATGGAGTAGAACGCGAACAGGAGGATGAGTTAGCCTACGTCGTGGTTGGCCTGGATATGGATAACTGCAAGTAGTTCTTGAAATGATCAAATCTTGGATTctgacaaaaaaaaagaaaaaaagatagaagaaaTGCTTACCTTGTTGCACCAGTAGGTACTAGAAATGGTCTCTCTGTTACTTGCAACGGTGGATCATGAACGACACGTCTAGGATTCTGTGCAACACAAAATTTTAGAGTCGGATTCATGATTTAAAGATTTCAGTACTGAACTAACATGTATATCTATGTATCATGTTGAGAATACCTGAGGGATATCTCGTGGAGGCGGAGGACGAGGGATAATAGGTTGCCATATGTACTCAGGTCCATGTGAATTAGGATCATGCCACTCTCCATTGCTCCAATTTCCATGTTGTGTAAAATTATGAGGCCTGTTGCTGTTCATGTTTGTAAATTTTTCTGtgttcttattttagttttgggAGAATTAATGGCACAACATGTTTGATATATAGCAGCTTTTTGAGTTTCTCTTTAATTTACTACTATAATACTGTGTGTTGAGGTGAAATGTTATTCTTTTTCTCAATCAAAAGGTGCTTGCTTGTATGTGACAGATTAAAGTAATAGAGAAGCAAAGAATCATGTTCTTGGCCGTGTGTTGTGTAGTTGGTATAAGTGACTTAGATCTGGAGATAGATGCTTTTTATCATTTAACATGGGGTGTGTTTGATACGGAGGAAAACATTCTTAAATTTTATCGTCgatcaaaatttttgaaaaatatttttttttaagaaatgcTCGTTTTTGTTTATGTAGTACTTCTCCCTTCGTCCACAATTGTTTGTAGGTCATGCACTGCCCtgaagaaaaatttaatataatgtgTAGTTTGACtaatataagtaataatatcaaaaatctATATAACTTTTCAAGTAAACAAAATGGAGTAGTAATTAAGggcaaaattattaaaatataactaatGATTTCTTGATTGTTTAAATTGCTAAATAATTTTGGacatctatttttagtataccTGCCAAACATTtgtggacggagggagtatgaAAAATCAATGAATAGTTTATCACCTAGTTCCTAATTCACCCTTATTaactactccctccgtttaaaaaaaaatgacctagtttgacttggaacggaattttaagaaaaaaaaaataagactttcaattcttgtggttctaaatgaAAGTTATGCCAAATATAACAAAATgccctttaattttgtggtcttaaacatgtcaagTGTTGCCAAAAATGGACAATAGTAAAGTAGAcacaaaatgataaattatgtttataaattTTGACAAATATGATTGTACATCCCAAAAGAGTATATTAGACAATTAAAGATGGACGGAGGCAAACAccagaaaaataaataagaaaccAACTTATTTCTGCATGTTCcattttcctccataccaaacacacccttaagtGACTTTCCAGTGCAGCAAGATCAACGGATGACAGTTCCTGTCTTTCACTGTCTACTCGTTTTTACACAGTTTCGATCATTTGGAATTGCAGAAGCAGAACCGTCATAAGTGAGAAAGGAATCAAATTCTAAAGAACGGAAGCTAGAGGAGAGTGGAAGGCATGGAGGATTCACATAGTCGAGCTCAACTAGTTTAAAATTGAGTCGTAACCGATACATAT
Proteins encoded in this window:
- the LOC101266431 gene encoding uncharacterized protein, whose protein sequence is MNSNRPHNFTQHGNWSNGEWHDPNSHGPEYIWQPIIPRPPPPRDIPQNPRRVVHDPPLQVTERPFLVPTGATSYPYPGQPRRRLTHPPVRVLLHNDDVSRHGSYQRPSQLPFDSPPPPWFMQSNETSRNESKLSPNEQKAALNKLKKEIYNPVQAKVAKQVNLYFRGLNNTTTNESIKDKDEDGKRCSICLEDFEPKEIVTVTPCSHMFHEDCIVPWVTNHGSCPVCRFAICERMKQDTTDSSTTRTSRATNTMPPHELMMERDLITIMRAFDETFELDQIRSFLLPRLTRG